Part of the Halorhabdus utahensis DSM 12940 genome, CAGACTCTCCTGTCTGTTCGGCGGGAACAGCGACACCCGGTTCACACTCGAGAGACGACCGAAAATCGACCGCAGATGGTCCAGCAGGGCTTCGTTGACCTGTCGCGGCCCGTCCCCCGACACGGTCAGGCTGGTTCCGAATGCGACGAGGAGTCGTTCGCCCGCCGCTGTCGGACCGCCTCGAGGCGCTCGATCCGGCGTCTGACGGTCCGCCACTCGCTGACGTCCAGCCAGACCTCCTCGACGGCGTCGTACTCGGCGTGTTCGAGTGCGTCGACGGCGTCCGGATCGCTCACGCCGTACGTCTCCCGGAACGTCGCGTCCCGGTCGGTGAGATCCGCGAGACGCTCCCGTAACTCCGCGGTCGAGAGCTCGGCGAGGCGGTCCCGTTTGCGCCACTCGAAGTACGACTCGTTGCGTCGATACGTCTCCGG contains:
- a CDS encoding DUF7342 family protein; protein product: MAPTFDVAAAFEGELADAPTDERVYRVALQLHEPARIADIADRADCTPDTARRHCRRLADIGVLEAVSEQPETYRRNESYFEWRKRDRLAELSTAELRERLADLTDRDATFRETYGVSDPDAVDALEHAEYDAVEEVWLDVSEWRTVRRRIERLEAVRQRRANDSSSHSEPA